GGCCGTCGAGGCGACCCGGACCGAGGAGGTGGACCCGACGCCGCTGATCGAGTACGCCACCGACAAGGTGCGCCGACGCATCGACGTGCTGACCGAGGAGGATGCGGAGCTACCCCCGGTCGAACAGCTGGTGACGCTGGAAGAGGACCGCGGCGAGGCCTAACGACGTCTCTCGGCGGTCCGACTGGTACGTACCACCCTTCCCCAGCGAGGTCGGGAGGGGCTGTTGCCGGACGGTCCGAACGTTCCATTTCGGGTAGGATTTCCACGGCCGGGGTTCTGGTCGCGGTGGGATCCTGTCCCCGCGACGACAGTACCGCGAAAAACAACTTTTTTCGCCGGGCGTTGCCGAGAGGGACCATGATTGCAGTCGCCGACAGCGCCAGCGGGTGGTCACCGTGAAAAAACACAAACTGACAGAGATTACCGTCGTCGGCGAGGACGACACCGGTCTCATCGCGAACGTCACCTCGCTGCTGTTCGAGCGGGGCATCAACATCGAGGACCTCGACCAGGCCGTCCGGGAGGGCGTCTTCCGGATGACGATGCACGTCGACACCTCCGAGATGGTCTGCACCGAGGAGAAACTCCGCGAGGACGTCGACGACCTGAGCGAGGAACTCGGCGTCGACATTCAGGTCCGGTTCCCCGCCGAACGGGAGACCCAGACCATGGCCGTGCTGGTCACCAAGGAGTCACACTGTCTGGAGGCCATCTTCGAGGCCTGGGCCAACGGTGACCTCGGAGCTGACGTGAGCGTCGTCATCGGCAATCACCCCGATCTGCGCCCGCTGGCCGAGAAGTACGACGTCCCCTTCCACGACATCGGCGACGAGAAGGGCAACCCGGACGAGGACCACATGCTCGACCTCCTCCAGGAGTACGAGGTCGACCTCGTGGTGCTGGCCCGCTACATGCGCATCCTCAGCCCGGACGTGGTCTTCCGGTACGAGAACAGGATCATCAACGTCCACCCCTCCCTGCTGCCGGCTTTCCCCGGCGCGTCGGCGTACATGCAGGCCATCGAGGAGGGCGTCCGCATCGCGGGCGTCACCGCCCACTACGTCACCACCGACCTCGATCAGGGCCCCATCATCACCCAGCGGGCGTTCAACGTGCCCGACGACGCCAGCGAGGAGGACCTCCAGCGCATCGGTCAGCCGCTGGAAGCCGAAGCCCTCATCGAGGCGATCAAACTCCACCTCAACGATGCCGTCTCGGTCCACCGCGGCCGGACGAAACTTCGGGACGATCTGGAGAGCGAGGACGTGCAACTCGGGTCGCCGGAGGTGCTGGACGACGCGAATCCCGACCGGCCGATCGACGGACTCGGCGAGATCGTGGCGAATCGGGGTGGAGAGGAAAGCGAGGCTGACGACTGACGGGAGGACGAGCGCAGGGAGGCCGATGAATGTGCGAGCGGCGACGAAAGGAGCCGCGAGCAAGCATAGCGCAGGAGGAGGCCTCGTGGTGGAACGGCGAGCGGTAGCGAGCCGTGGAACAGAGCCAGTCCTCCGATCGAGTGAAACGCCGAACTGTAAACCGCCCGACGCCGAGCAGGCCTCGCTCGGTACCCAAGAACCGCAGTTTTTCGGGTGCATTTATTACGTCCGGCGAGTAAACTACACGGACGATGGTGTCGAACAAACTTACCGAACTGGGGGGTATCGTCCTCATCTTCGCCGGCATGCTGACGGTCGGCTATCTGACACAGGACGAACGATTCGGGTTCATCGTTCCGCTCTTACTCGTGATGAACATGGGGATCGGCATCTCCGGGATGGGGCTGCTCGCGCTCTCGAGGCCGAAACTCGCGCCGATCGGGGGGATCGTCGCGATGGCGCTCTCGTTCACGACGTTCTACGTGATCTGGAGCGCACCAATGTGGATAATTCCGACGGTGATCGGCGGGGTCCTCTGTATCGTCGGGCCGATCTCGGCGCGGCTCTTCCAGCCCCGGCTGTCGGGGTCCGGATCGCGCTCCTAGAGGTCCTGGACTGTTTCGACGGCCTCTGACAGGGACGGCGCGTCGAACAGATCCCGACCGACGTAGGCGTTCGTCCCGGCCGTGTAGAGATCTCTGGCGGCGTCGACGACGTGATCCGGCAGCGGCTCGGGGTCGCGCTCACAGAGCGCCTTCCAGTCGGCCACGTCCTCGGCCTTGGCCCGTTCCTTCGCGTCCGAGACGGCCTCGACCCACTCGGGCTGGGTGCGCTTGTGGTACTGCCGGATGACCTCCTTGGAGACCTCCTGTCCGTCGAAGGAGAAGCGGTTCTCGTCGAAGGTGCCGACCACGTCGGCGACCCGGATCTCGCCGTCGTAGTGGAAACACTCGATCTTGCCGTCCTCGTGGACCAGCCCGACCTCGTCGGCCCGGTCGGTGACGATCTCGTTCACCGAGAGCGCGAGGTCTTCCAGTCGGTCGATGTCGACGGGACCGGCGATCCGGTCGGCCTCGCTCCGATCCAGATACCTGTCCGATTCTTCGAGTTTCGTCGAGAACTCGACGACCGGTTCGGGCAGGTCGACGACCTCGTCGGGCCACTCTGCGAAGTCGAGGTCGAAGTCGGCGGGGTCGGCGCGGGACCGCAGACTCGATCCGACGGGGACGGTGTTGCGGAAGACGATCTCCAGGGGAATCAGGTGGTTCTCGCCGGCGTCGGCGTAGTAGGCGTCGTAGTCGTACTCGCGGCCGTCGTGGGGCAGGTCCGGGACCTGCGTGAGTTCGATGGCCATCTCGCGGGGCGGGTCGGCGACCTCGCTGAGCGGGACCGCTTCGCCGCTCCCGCCGACCACGCCATCGTAGTGGGTCGGGATGCCGGCGTCTTCGAGCAACTCGAAGTTGTACGCGCCCATCGCACAGAGGCTGGCTCCCTTGTTCGGGATCGCGTCGGGCATCTTCCCCCAGTCGAACACCGAGTAATCGTCGGTGAACACGAACGCGCCCCGCCCCAGTTCGGTGGCCGTGGCCGCCCGCTCGACGCGGAAGTCCTTGACGCTCGTCATCGGTCCCACCCCGCCGATTCGCGGCCGATCGCGGGCGTGGCTGGTACAGCAGTCATTACCGGGTGGTCCCCGCGGCGTCACTAAGGGGTTACTATCGTCGGCCTCGTACCCGCTCGCCAACCGACCGGCCAGTCGTCGTTTGCAGGCAGTTCGGAGTGGAATCAAATCTGAAAATGCGGTGCGAACCTACAAGGTGGTTTGTCGGCGACCACAGCACGGATGCTGGCGAACGCGCTGTGGGCGGGGTCGTACCTGTTCAGTACGGTTGTGTTGGCGACGTTCGCGTACGTCTACTGGACGAATCGGAACGTGCGGGGGCTGGAGTACTTGCTCGCCGC
This Halorientalis sp. IM1011 DNA region includes the following protein-coding sequences:
- a CDS encoding formyltetrahydrofolate deformylase translates to MKKHKLTEITVVGEDDTGLIANVTSLLFERGINIEDLDQAVREGVFRMTMHVDTSEMVCTEEKLREDVDDLSEELGVDIQVRFPAERETQTMAVLVTKESHCLEAIFEAWANGDLGADVSVVIGNHPDLRPLAEKYDVPFHDIGDEKGNPDEDHMLDLLQEYEVDLVVLARYMRILSPDVVFRYENRIINVHPSLLPAFPGASAYMQAIEEGVRIAGVTAHYVTTDLDQGPIITQRAFNVPDDASEEDLQRIGQPLEAEALIEAIKLHLNDAVSVHRGRTKLRDDLESEDVQLGSPEVLDDANPDRPIDGLGEIVANRGGEESEADD
- a CDS encoding phosphoribosylaminoimidazolesuccinocarboxamide synthase, which produces MTSVKDFRVERAATATELGRGAFVFTDDYSVFDWGKMPDAIPNKGASLCAMGAYNFELLEDAGIPTHYDGVVGGSGEAVPLSEVADPPREMAIELTQVPDLPHDGREYDYDAYYADAGENHLIPLEIVFRNTVPVGSSLRSRADPADFDLDFAEWPDEVVDLPEPVVEFSTKLEESDRYLDRSEADRIAGPVDIDRLEDLALSVNEIVTDRADEVGLVHEDGKIECFHYDGEIRVADVVGTFDENRFSFDGQEVSKEVIRQYHKRTQPEWVEAVSDAKERAKAEDVADWKALCERDPEPLPDHVVDAARDLYTAGTNAYVGRDLFDAPSLSEAVETVQDL